From a single Nicotiana tabacum cultivar K326 chromosome 8, ASM71507v2, whole genome shotgun sequence genomic region:
- the LOC107818088 gene encoding protein STRUBBELIG-RECEPTOR FAMILY 5 isoform X1: MLMDVFILGVKLLFPSTFLLWIILTSSFTIPVVLSKTDSRQVSALNNMYQYLKPSSKLEGWKKDGGDPCGDDSWQGIKCSGSDIIEIDLSGLGLSGSLGFQLDKLEKVTYFDVSKNNLKDNIPYQLPPRTQHLDLSGNQFSGTVPYSISQMADLKFLNLNHNKISGSLSDMFGQLTKLTEMDLSFNSISGSLPQSFRSLSSLSKLHMQNNQFTGSINVLADLPLDDLNVANNQLTGWIPDELKDIKKLETGGNSWSSGAAPPPPPGQKSKPHTGRSGKEAKSGLGAAAIIGIILGVLLLLIFIIVLFSKKRSSPSSHFLEEDRFSQRQRFTPLSSQELSSGTRGNMCEDFRDSSSATEKHLQTSSSMVLKRLTSERRKSFNEKELTNPPTSNHLKSFNDKEFANPLSAKRSSSVHLAYYPLADLQNATGNFASSRLLGEGSIGRVYRAKYPDGRVLAVKKIDSSFFQDRQCTELADIASKVSKLHHPNIAEVFGYCSEQGQNMLIYEYFRNGSLHEFLHVSDDFSKPLTWNTRVRIALGAARAIEYLHEVCSPSCLHRNIKTSNILLDAELNPRLCECGLAMFHERASRNLDAGYTAPECTKPSAYTLKSDVYSFGVVMLELLTGRKPFDSSKPRLEQYLVQWASPQLHDLDALEKMADPALRGLYPPKSLSRFADVTALCVQLEPEFRPHMSEVVQALVRLVQRSSLSQREDLSASRRIDDDY; the protein is encoded by the exons ATGTTAATGGATGTATTTATTCTAGGAGTAAAATTACTGTTTCCCTCCACTTTCCTTTTATGGATTATCCTTACAAGCTCCTTCACTATTCCCGTGGTGCTTTCCAAAACAGACTCCCGCCAAG TTTCTGCTCTCAACAATATGTACCAATATTTGAAGCCCTCTTCCAAACTTGAAGGATGGAAAAAGGATGGAGGAGACCCTTGTGGTGATGATTCTTGGCAGGGTATTAAGTGCTCTGGTTCAGATATTATTGAAAT TGATTTATCTGGCTTGGGACTTTCTGGATCACTAGGGTTCCAGCTTGATAAGTTGGAGAAAGTCACCTACTT TGATGTGAGCAAAAACAACCTCAAGGACAACATACCGTATCAACTTCCTCCTCGCACGCAGCACCT AGATCTCTCTGGAAATCAATTCAGTGGAACTGTGCCTTATTCAATTTCTCAGATGGCTGATCTTAAATTTCT GAATCTGAATCATAATAAGATAAGTGGATCACTGAGTGATATGTTTGGACAACTTACTAAACTCACTGAGAT GGATCTGTCCTTCAATTCAATATCAGGCAGTTTGCCTCAGAGTTTCAGATCCCTCTCAAGCCTCAGCAAATT GCACATGCAGAATAATCAGTTTACTGGATCAATAAATGTTCTTGCCGATCTTCCACTTGACGATTT GAATGTAGCAAACAACCAATTGACAGGCTGGATTCCTGATGAGCTGAAAGACATAAAGAAATTAGA gaCTGGAGGGAATTCTTGGTCTTCTGGAGCAGCTCCTCCTCCGCCTCCTGGGCAGAAAAGTAAACCTCACACCGGGCGGTCAGGAAAGGAAGCTAAGTCTGGCCTGGGCGCAGCAGCCATTATTGGGATAATACTGGGTGTTCTGTTGCTACTTATTTTTATAATTGTTCTATTTTCGAAAAAAAGATCATCACCTTCATCCCATTTTCTTGAGGAAGATAGGTTTAGCCAGCGTCAACGTTTCACTCCTCTTTCATCTCAGGAGTTATCTAGTGGCACACGTGGCAACATGTGTGAGGACTTCAGAG ATTCTTCATCCGCTACAGAAAAACATTTGCAAACCTCTTCTTCGATGGTTCTTAAGCGTCTTACTTCAGAGCGACGCAAGTCTTTTAATGAGAAGGAGTTGACAAATCCTCCAACTTCAAATCATCTCAAGTCGTTCAATGATAAAGAGTTTGCAAATCCTCTGAGTGCGAAGAGAAGCAGTTCAGTGCACTTAGCCTACTATCCGTTAGCTGATTTGCAGAATGCAACTGGTAACTTTGCAAGTTCTCGCCTTCTTGGTGAGGGATCAATTGGTCGAGTATACAGGGCAAAATATCCAGATGGCAGG GTTCTGGCGGTAAAGAAAATAGACTCCTCTTTTTTCCAAGATAGGCAGTGCACAGAATTGGCAGACATTGCTTCCAAAGTTTccaagcttcaccacccaaaTATTGCTGAAGTGTTTGGTTATTGTTCAGAACAGGGACAGAATATGTTAATCTATGAGTATTTTAGGAATGGTTCACTTCATGAATTCCTACATGTGTCAGATGACTTCAGCAAACCGCTTACATGGAATACAAGAGTCAGAATCGCTCTAGGTGCCGCTCGTGCTATTGA GTACCTGCATGAGGTTTGTTCTCCATCCTGTCTCCACAGGAATATAAAAACTTCGAACATCTTGCTAGACGCTGAACTGAATCCTCGTCTCTGTGAGTGTGGCTTGGCAATGTTTCATGAG CGTGCAAGCAGAAACTTGGATGCTGGATACACTGCTCCAGAATGCACAAAACCTTCTGCTTATACTTTGAAGAGTGATGTTTACAGCTTCGGAGTTGTCATGTTGGAATTATTGACAGGGCGAAAGCCTTTTGACAG TTCAAAGCCAAGATTAGAGCAGTATCTGGTCCAATGGGCATCGCCCCAACTACATGATCTAGATGCCTTGGAAAAAATGGCTGATCCTGCCCTGCGTGGACTTTATCCTCCTAAATCCCTCTCTCGATTTGCCGATGTGACTGCTTTGTGCGTGCAG TTGGAGCCAGAATTCCGACCACACATGTCCGAGGTGGTGCAGGCACTAGTCCGTTTAGTGCAAAGATCGAGCTTGAGCCAGAGAGAGGATCTAAGTGCATCTCGGCGGATAGATGATGACTACTGA
- the LOC107818089 gene encoding reticulon-like protein B22, whose amino-acid sequence MEMELNANEEISTERNENPRKKKEVAAPVPFILIICGSLVYYHCAYRNSSIVSLVSDVFIVFLCSLAILGLLFRQMNISVPVDPIEWQISQDTANCVFACLANTIGAAESVLRVAATGHDKRLFLKVVVILYVLSVLGRIASGVTIAYAGLCFLCVYMLAKKSQLISACLSSQPRRRECTNTAQGD is encoded by the exons ATGGAAATGGAATTGAATGCTAACGAGGAGATTAGTACAGAAAGGAATGAGAACCCtaggaagaagaaggaagtggCGGCTCCGGTGCCGTTCATACTAATAATCTGCGGTAGCCTCGTTTACTACCACTGTGCTTATCGGAATTCAAGTATCGTCTCTCTCGTCTCCGACGTCTTTATCGTATTCCTTTGCTCTCTTGCAATTCTCGGCCTCTTATTTCGTCAGATGAACATCTCTGTTCCTGTGGATCCGATAGAGTGGCAGATCTCTCAGGACACTGCAAACTGCGTCTTCGCCTGCCTCGCTAATACTATTGGCGCCGCTGAGTCTGTTCTCCGTGTTGCTGCTACCGGCCATGATAAGCGCTTGTTCCTTAAG GTTGTGGTTATTCTTTATGTGCTATCAGTTTTGGGAAGAATAGCGTCAGGTGTTACCATTGCATATGCCG GACTCTGCTTTCTTTGCGTTTACATGCTTGCCAAGAAATCGCAACTGATCAGCGCATGTTTGTCGAGTCAGCCAAGGAGAAGGGAGTGCACAAACACAGCTCAGGGCGACTAG
- the LOC107818088 gene encoding protein STRUBBELIG-RECEPTOR FAMILY 5 isoform X2, whose protein sequence is MLMDVFILGVKLLFPSTFLLWIILTSSFTIPVVLSKTDSRQGWKKDGGDPCGDDSWQGIKCSGSDIIEIDLSGLGLSGSLGFQLDKLEKVTYFDVSKNNLKDNIPYQLPPRTQHLDLSGNQFSGTVPYSISQMADLKFLNLNHNKISGSLSDMFGQLTKLTEMDLSFNSISGSLPQSFRSLSSLSKLHMQNNQFTGSINVLADLPLDDLNVANNQLTGWIPDELKDIKKLETGGNSWSSGAAPPPPPGQKSKPHTGRSGKEAKSGLGAAAIIGIILGVLLLLIFIIVLFSKKRSSPSSHFLEEDRFSQRQRFTPLSSQELSSGTRGNMCEDFRDSSSATEKHLQTSSSMVLKRLTSERRKSFNEKELTNPPTSNHLKSFNDKEFANPLSAKRSSSVHLAYYPLADLQNATGNFASSRLLGEGSIGRVYRAKYPDGRVLAVKKIDSSFFQDRQCTELADIASKVSKLHHPNIAEVFGYCSEQGQNMLIYEYFRNGSLHEFLHVSDDFSKPLTWNTRVRIALGAARAIEYLHEVCSPSCLHRNIKTSNILLDAELNPRLCECGLAMFHERASRNLDAGYTAPECTKPSAYTLKSDVYSFGVVMLELLTGRKPFDSSKPRLEQYLVQWASPQLHDLDALEKMADPALRGLYPPKSLSRFADVTALCVQLEPEFRPHMSEVVQALVRLVQRSSLSQREDLSASRRIDDDY, encoded by the exons ATGTTAATGGATGTATTTATTCTAGGAGTAAAATTACTGTTTCCCTCCACTTTCCTTTTATGGATTATCCTTACAAGCTCCTTCACTATTCCCGTGGTGCTTTCCAAAACAGACTCCCGCCAAG GATGGAAAAAGGATGGAGGAGACCCTTGTGGTGATGATTCTTGGCAGGGTATTAAGTGCTCTGGTTCAGATATTATTGAAAT TGATTTATCTGGCTTGGGACTTTCTGGATCACTAGGGTTCCAGCTTGATAAGTTGGAGAAAGTCACCTACTT TGATGTGAGCAAAAACAACCTCAAGGACAACATACCGTATCAACTTCCTCCTCGCACGCAGCACCT AGATCTCTCTGGAAATCAATTCAGTGGAACTGTGCCTTATTCAATTTCTCAGATGGCTGATCTTAAATTTCT GAATCTGAATCATAATAAGATAAGTGGATCACTGAGTGATATGTTTGGACAACTTACTAAACTCACTGAGAT GGATCTGTCCTTCAATTCAATATCAGGCAGTTTGCCTCAGAGTTTCAGATCCCTCTCAAGCCTCAGCAAATT GCACATGCAGAATAATCAGTTTACTGGATCAATAAATGTTCTTGCCGATCTTCCACTTGACGATTT GAATGTAGCAAACAACCAATTGACAGGCTGGATTCCTGATGAGCTGAAAGACATAAAGAAATTAGA gaCTGGAGGGAATTCTTGGTCTTCTGGAGCAGCTCCTCCTCCGCCTCCTGGGCAGAAAAGTAAACCTCACACCGGGCGGTCAGGAAAGGAAGCTAAGTCTGGCCTGGGCGCAGCAGCCATTATTGGGATAATACTGGGTGTTCTGTTGCTACTTATTTTTATAATTGTTCTATTTTCGAAAAAAAGATCATCACCTTCATCCCATTTTCTTGAGGAAGATAGGTTTAGCCAGCGTCAACGTTTCACTCCTCTTTCATCTCAGGAGTTATCTAGTGGCACACGTGGCAACATGTGTGAGGACTTCAGAG ATTCTTCATCCGCTACAGAAAAACATTTGCAAACCTCTTCTTCGATGGTTCTTAAGCGTCTTACTTCAGAGCGACGCAAGTCTTTTAATGAGAAGGAGTTGACAAATCCTCCAACTTCAAATCATCTCAAGTCGTTCAATGATAAAGAGTTTGCAAATCCTCTGAGTGCGAAGAGAAGCAGTTCAGTGCACTTAGCCTACTATCCGTTAGCTGATTTGCAGAATGCAACTGGTAACTTTGCAAGTTCTCGCCTTCTTGGTGAGGGATCAATTGGTCGAGTATACAGGGCAAAATATCCAGATGGCAGG GTTCTGGCGGTAAAGAAAATAGACTCCTCTTTTTTCCAAGATAGGCAGTGCACAGAATTGGCAGACATTGCTTCCAAAGTTTccaagcttcaccacccaaaTATTGCTGAAGTGTTTGGTTATTGTTCAGAACAGGGACAGAATATGTTAATCTATGAGTATTTTAGGAATGGTTCACTTCATGAATTCCTACATGTGTCAGATGACTTCAGCAAACCGCTTACATGGAATACAAGAGTCAGAATCGCTCTAGGTGCCGCTCGTGCTATTGA GTACCTGCATGAGGTTTGTTCTCCATCCTGTCTCCACAGGAATATAAAAACTTCGAACATCTTGCTAGACGCTGAACTGAATCCTCGTCTCTGTGAGTGTGGCTTGGCAATGTTTCATGAG CGTGCAAGCAGAAACTTGGATGCTGGATACACTGCTCCAGAATGCACAAAACCTTCTGCTTATACTTTGAAGAGTGATGTTTACAGCTTCGGAGTTGTCATGTTGGAATTATTGACAGGGCGAAAGCCTTTTGACAG TTCAAAGCCAAGATTAGAGCAGTATCTGGTCCAATGGGCATCGCCCCAACTACATGATCTAGATGCCTTGGAAAAAATGGCTGATCCTGCCCTGCGTGGACTTTATCCTCCTAAATCCCTCTCTCGATTTGCCGATGTGACTGCTTTGTGCGTGCAG TTGGAGCCAGAATTCCGACCACACATGTCCGAGGTGGTGCAGGCACTAGTCCGTTTAGTGCAAAGATCGAGCTTGAGCCAGAGAGAGGATCTAAGTGCATCTCGGCGGATAGATGATGACTACTGA
- the LOC107818088 gene encoding protein STRUBBELIG-RECEPTOR FAMILY 5 isoform X3 — MLMDVFILGVKLLFPSTFLLWIILTSSFTIPVVLSKTDSRQVSALNNMYQYLKPSSKLEGWKKDGGDPCGDDSWQGIKCSGSDIIEIDLSGLGLSGSLGFQLDKLEKVTYFDVSKNNLKDNIPYQLPPRTQHLNLNHNKISGSLSDMFGQLTKLTEMDLSFNSISGSLPQSFRSLSSLSKLHMQNNQFTGSINVLADLPLDDLNVANNQLTGWIPDELKDIKKLETGGNSWSSGAAPPPPPGQKSKPHTGRSGKEAKSGLGAAAIIGIILGVLLLLIFIIVLFSKKRSSPSSHFLEEDRFSQRQRFTPLSSQELSSGTRGNMCEDFRDSSSATEKHLQTSSSMVLKRLTSERRKSFNEKELTNPPTSNHLKSFNDKEFANPLSAKRSSSVHLAYYPLADLQNATGNFASSRLLGEGSIGRVYRAKYPDGRVLAVKKIDSSFFQDRQCTELADIASKVSKLHHPNIAEVFGYCSEQGQNMLIYEYFRNGSLHEFLHVSDDFSKPLTWNTRVRIALGAARAIEYLHEVCSPSCLHRNIKTSNILLDAELNPRLCECGLAMFHERASRNLDAGYTAPECTKPSAYTLKSDVYSFGVVMLELLTGRKPFDSSKPRLEQYLVQWASPQLHDLDALEKMADPALRGLYPPKSLSRFADVTALCVQLEPEFRPHMSEVVQALVRLVQRSSLSQREDLSASRRIDDDY; from the exons ATGTTAATGGATGTATTTATTCTAGGAGTAAAATTACTGTTTCCCTCCACTTTCCTTTTATGGATTATCCTTACAAGCTCCTTCACTATTCCCGTGGTGCTTTCCAAAACAGACTCCCGCCAAG TTTCTGCTCTCAACAATATGTACCAATATTTGAAGCCCTCTTCCAAACTTGAAGGATGGAAAAAGGATGGAGGAGACCCTTGTGGTGATGATTCTTGGCAGGGTATTAAGTGCTCTGGTTCAGATATTATTGAAAT TGATTTATCTGGCTTGGGACTTTCTGGATCACTAGGGTTCCAGCTTGATAAGTTGGAGAAAGTCACCTACTT TGATGTGAGCAAAAACAACCTCAAGGACAACATACCGTATCAACTTCCTCCTCGCACGCAGCACCT GAATCTGAATCATAATAAGATAAGTGGATCACTGAGTGATATGTTTGGACAACTTACTAAACTCACTGAGAT GGATCTGTCCTTCAATTCAATATCAGGCAGTTTGCCTCAGAGTTTCAGATCCCTCTCAAGCCTCAGCAAATT GCACATGCAGAATAATCAGTTTACTGGATCAATAAATGTTCTTGCCGATCTTCCACTTGACGATTT GAATGTAGCAAACAACCAATTGACAGGCTGGATTCCTGATGAGCTGAAAGACATAAAGAAATTAGA gaCTGGAGGGAATTCTTGGTCTTCTGGAGCAGCTCCTCCTCCGCCTCCTGGGCAGAAAAGTAAACCTCACACCGGGCGGTCAGGAAAGGAAGCTAAGTCTGGCCTGGGCGCAGCAGCCATTATTGGGATAATACTGGGTGTTCTGTTGCTACTTATTTTTATAATTGTTCTATTTTCGAAAAAAAGATCATCACCTTCATCCCATTTTCTTGAGGAAGATAGGTTTAGCCAGCGTCAACGTTTCACTCCTCTTTCATCTCAGGAGTTATCTAGTGGCACACGTGGCAACATGTGTGAGGACTTCAGAG ATTCTTCATCCGCTACAGAAAAACATTTGCAAACCTCTTCTTCGATGGTTCTTAAGCGTCTTACTTCAGAGCGACGCAAGTCTTTTAATGAGAAGGAGTTGACAAATCCTCCAACTTCAAATCATCTCAAGTCGTTCAATGATAAAGAGTTTGCAAATCCTCTGAGTGCGAAGAGAAGCAGTTCAGTGCACTTAGCCTACTATCCGTTAGCTGATTTGCAGAATGCAACTGGTAACTTTGCAAGTTCTCGCCTTCTTGGTGAGGGATCAATTGGTCGAGTATACAGGGCAAAATATCCAGATGGCAGG GTTCTGGCGGTAAAGAAAATAGACTCCTCTTTTTTCCAAGATAGGCAGTGCACAGAATTGGCAGACATTGCTTCCAAAGTTTccaagcttcaccacccaaaTATTGCTGAAGTGTTTGGTTATTGTTCAGAACAGGGACAGAATATGTTAATCTATGAGTATTTTAGGAATGGTTCACTTCATGAATTCCTACATGTGTCAGATGACTTCAGCAAACCGCTTACATGGAATACAAGAGTCAGAATCGCTCTAGGTGCCGCTCGTGCTATTGA GTACCTGCATGAGGTTTGTTCTCCATCCTGTCTCCACAGGAATATAAAAACTTCGAACATCTTGCTAGACGCTGAACTGAATCCTCGTCTCTGTGAGTGTGGCTTGGCAATGTTTCATGAG CGTGCAAGCAGAAACTTGGATGCTGGATACACTGCTCCAGAATGCACAAAACCTTCTGCTTATACTTTGAAGAGTGATGTTTACAGCTTCGGAGTTGTCATGTTGGAATTATTGACAGGGCGAAAGCCTTTTGACAG TTCAAAGCCAAGATTAGAGCAGTATCTGGTCCAATGGGCATCGCCCCAACTACATGATCTAGATGCCTTGGAAAAAATGGCTGATCCTGCCCTGCGTGGACTTTATCCTCCTAAATCCCTCTCTCGATTTGCCGATGTGACTGCTTTGTGCGTGCAG TTGGAGCCAGAATTCCGACCACACATGTCCGAGGTGGTGCAGGCACTAGTCCGTTTAGTGCAAAGATCGAGCTTGAGCCAGAGAGAGGATCTAAGTGCATCTCGGCGGATAGATGATGACTACTGA